The Clostridium aceticum genomic interval TCTGGCTCTAAATGACCTCTTTGTACAAAAGACTCAACCAAACCTGCCTTTATATCATTTTCTATCATATATCTAGTTACTAAATCATCTGCCACTGGATACCCTAACACCTCTCCACCACCAAAAATCAAAACTGATGGTTGCATTTCATAAGTTTCAAACTCTTGAAAAACAGTTTCTAGATATTTTTCTGACATCCATGCTTTATAGGTATTTGGTCTTGGCAATACCTTTAATCCACTTTCTTTAACGGTGTTAATTTTATCAACATCAAAACCTAAGCCCACCTGCATTAGTTTAGAAGAATAGGGCTTATGCCTTTGCTGTGATACTTTCCTATTTGCATCAATTAAATGAAGACTTTGTTGGTATAAAGCTTCCTCGATTGTTCCCTTCATCACGATAGCAAAGGGAGCTTCCTGTGAAAGAATGTCAAAATATTCAGCATCATACCGCTCTGTTAGTCCTTGGTAGATAAAATCAAAAACCTCTTGGGTTCCTGTAGTAATAAAAACATCAAATTCGCTTATTTGCTTATAATCAATATACTCTGCTACTTCAGGAGAGTAGGTTTCCCTCCAGTTTCCCTGCTGCAACAGTTCCCACCCCATAAACACTTCTAATTGTTGATTTTGCATCATCAAAGACTCTAAATTTTCTTCTTGAAGTCCAACATATTCTATACCTAAACCATTAAATTTCCTAAACCACCAAGACAATGTTTCCTCCGATTGGTTAGCCATATCTTGAAATTCACTGTAATCTAATACTACCTCTACCACCTTGTTATCAGATTCAACATTGATTCTTGCACTTAAAGTAGTGGCTAAAGCAAATGTACTTATCAATAAAATTACTAGCAATATAGCATTTTTTTTCATCAGCAGCACCTCATCAACTTGTTTTTTACTAAATTACTTCATATACCATGATAGTACTTCTAGGGCTCTCTGTAAAGTAACTTTTTTATCCTGCAATTACATATTCATATTAGTTATATACTTAAAAAAAGACTTCCTAAATACATCTTTTGGGAAGTCTAATCTTCATCTAAAAACTTTAAATAACTTGAGTTATGCTAATAACTATCTTTCTATTTTATAGCTGCCCCTCACCATCAAGACTACATGATCATTTGTGGCACGAACACCTCTGCCATCACTCTTTGGTACAATGTGTAAATTATTAGCAAGGATTGCTTGGTTATTTTGAATGTCTCTTCCTACAGTTACATTTGCTAGACCACCGCTGGGACTGTCAATCGCCACCGCTGTTCCGCCTCTCAAAATAATTTCCGTACCTTCTTCAGCAATCAGCCTCTCGCCTGTCTTTAAAAAAACAATGTCTATTTTTGCTGTGTCCGAAGTTTGGTCACTTGGCTGCGGTTGAGGACTTGGGGAAGATGAAACTTTATCATCTATGTACACTCTTAATTGTTGTATTCTCTGTTCCACATAGGATAATGTAACAATAGGATCTTCACTAGAGCCTGGCTCCTTACTGTTGGCATAGACAACTTGTCCAATAATTGCTAAAGCAATGATAAGCATGATTAAAGATACTGATGTTTTTTTCACTTTTTCATCCCCCTTGTTTATTCACTAAAAGTCATTGTTTTACTATTATACTATAGATTTTTCTGTAATGGAAGTTCTATAGCACCTTACCTTTCTCTTAAAAGGTGCTTAGTAAAGGGCATGTAAAAAGACTTAAGTCTTCGTTTCTTAAGTCTTTAGAAGTCCACTAATCCTAGGCTAATTAAAAGTGCTTCACTCACCTTAATCATCATTTCATCATCTAAGTGGCCTATTTTTTCTTCTAGTCTTCTCTTATCAATGGTTCTAATTTGCTCCAATAATATGACTGAATCCTTTGTTAATCCATAATCTGAGGCCGCAATTTCTACATGGGTAGGGAGTTTTGCTTTGTTGATTTGAGATGTAATAGCAGCAATAATCACTGTAGGACTATACCGATTACCTATATCATTTTGTACAACTAAAACAGGTCTAGTTCCTCCCTGCTCAGATCCTATAACAGGGCTTAAGTCTGCATAATATATGTCGCCTCTTTTTACAACCAATTTACTCACACTCCGCTATTTCTGCCTCATAATCTTCTAGGGAGGATACATCTAGACTTAACCCTACCTCCGCCAATGTTAAATTTATTGAAGCCATTTCTTGATAGCCCTTTTTCATTTTCTCTCTTAATTTGACTTTGTTTTTTTCCCTTATATATAGTTTCATGGCTTCCCTGACAAATTCACTTCTATTTGTTTCTTCCATAGAAACTATATAATCCACTTCTTTAAGAAGACTTTCAGGAAGACTAATCATTATCCTTTTAGAATCAGCCATTTTGCACCTCCGGAACTTATCAAGAATTTTAATGGTATATACATATGTCGTCCAGTTTATATACCCTATCTATATAAACCATTATATATTATTTATTATAAGTGTGTCAATGTTACTATAAAATTATACAAGCACTAAAAAAAACATTCTATACTATAATAACAAATGGTCTCTTATATAGACAGTGTTATTATTTTCCATATACAGTCTCGGTACTCTCTTTCCTACCATACATACAATCTCATAATTAATGGTTCCCAGTTTTTGAGCCACATCATCGATTGTATTGCCACTGCTTTGATCACTGCTAAATAAACATACCTCATCATCTCTATTTATATCTACACCTGTAGCATCCGCCATACATTGGTCCATGCAAATTCTGCCTACAATCGGGAGTTTTTTTCCCTTTACTGTAATTTCTGCCTTATGACTTAACATTCTTGTAAAACCATCGGCATAACCTATTGGCAAAGTAATGATTTTTCTTTCTCCTTTTGTTTTATAGGTTAATCCATAACTTACTCCTCGATCAGAGGGCAGATGTTTTACGTGGGCAACTTTGCTCTTTAATTCCATGACTTGTCTTAGATGAACAGCTTCTTTATTTACTTCTGATGAAGGATATAAGCCATATAGCATGATACCAGCCCTGACCATATCTAGATTCATTTCTGGCAAATCGATGATAGCGGCACTATTAGACACATGTTTAATAGGAATAGAACACCTTTCCTTTTCTAACCGATCCACCAAATACATAAATCTCTGAAACTGATGATAAGTAAAAGTTTTATCCTTCTCATCTGCGACAGCAAAATGAGTGAAAATACCTTCTATTTTTATGTTAGGCAGTTGAAAAATCTTTTTAATTTCCTTTACGGATTCTTCTTCTACTTGAAACCCTAACCTTCCCATCCCTGTATCAATCTTTAAGTGTAATACCAATTCTTTACCCTTTTTAAGTGCCAGCTGTGAGAAAGCAGCTGCCTGCTCATACGAGTAAATCGTTTGAATAATATTATATTCCAATAAATCTTCTCCCTGAGTTTCTTTTGTATATCCCAATACCATCAAGGGGACCTGGTAACCTGCTCTTCTTAATTCTATAGCCTCTGATAAGGTAGCCACTGCCAGTCGATCAGCACCGTTTTCTAAAAGAGTTTTTGCAATCACAGTTGCCCCATGTCCATAACCGTCCGCCTTGATAACAGCACATACTAACGTATCTTGTTTAACCACACGGCTAACTTCTTGAATATTATGCTTTAAGTTATCTAAATTAACTTCCGCCCACACAGGCCTTAATTTATCTTTTGTTAACATCTACCAATGCCTCCTAGTTTAGAGAGTAGTTATATATTTACGGTCGAGATAAATGAAATAGTTCTTCCTCTAATACAGGGTTATAAATAAAATCTTCGTAATACACCCTAAAACGTATATTTCCTTTTCCATCATAGATATATAATTTTTGAGGTATCATCTCTATTTTATCTACCCATAGTTTTTGTTGACTAAAATAATGGGTACCTCCTGGAATTGTTGCAGAGAATACAAAATACTCCCTTCCTTCTAACGTTTCTTTTTCGTAGATGGACTCCTTCGATGTCATATAATTCTTTAGAAAATGTCCTATGAACATCATCTGTTCTTGAGATTGGTTAAAATTATCTATCTTCCAAACTTGATTTATAGAAGGGTGATATACCCAAGCTGTTTTCCCATTATAGATTGTCAAGTTGCCCTGGAGTGTAGATGGCGCTGTCACTTCTAGCCTATATAGATTGGGGGCTTTAAAAGTTTGTTGAAAAATATATTCTACTTCTTCTTTTCCATTGTCTATATAAATTTTAGCAGTGCACTGATAACTTTCTATACTACTAATCTTCTGCTGTGCTTTATAGTACATTTCTTCATCGGTAGGCTGTCGACAGGCACTTAGACAATAAATCGTCCCAATTATTATAAAGACAACCTTCCAATACTTCATCAACACTTCCTCCTTCTGTTACATAAAGTAAAATCATAAAGCTATAGCTTGAGCCACAGCGTAAAGTCTGCTGTGAGATATAGATATCCATATTTCCTTTATATCTTTACTATATGCAACTTTAAGAGCATTATTATGCAATTTTATTAAGGGCTTTCCCAGTGCATCCTTCTTGACTTCAATATCACACCATGCTAATCCTCGAATTCCCGTACCTAGTGCCTTTACAGTTGCTTCCTTAGCAGCAAAAAAACCTGCAATGGTGGAGGGGTGATTACTTCTTTCTTCAAATAAAATTATTTCTTCCTGTGTAAACACTCTCTTTAAAAATCTTGGGTTTCTCCTTACAGCCTCTTCAATACGATGAATTTCTATAATATCTATGCCTAATCCTTTAATCATAGGTTCCATTCCTCCCCCACTTCAGTCTTCTATTGTGGTTGAATAATATAGGTCCAACTTTTCCATTTCTTCGTGCCCCATCATCATATGTAAAAAAGAGTATAGTACATCAATCCTTTGCTCTACTTCTAGTTTCTCATCTCTTAAATCTCCTAATTTTACTCTTAACCCTTCAATTTCTTTATTAATTCCTAATAGCTTGCTATCACTAACCTTGATATTTTTATAAGCAATCTTAACCGTTTCCTTTAACAAATGCAGGTTTGTTTCTTCAATATTTATACGATGCAGGTCTAAAGTCTCTGTAATGACATTAACCTCATCATTAATCTTACTAATCTCTTCTTTGCAGTCTTCCAGTTCTTCTATAACATTTTCCTGTCCCTGCGTATTTAGCAAATCGGATAAATGCAAGATTTTGTTCATTAATTTCTTTTTGTTTTGTTCCAGAATACTTAGTTGCTTTACTAATAGTTTTTCTTTATCCACTAAGTCCTCTAACTTCTTTGCTGCCATCTGTATGGTTCTAGTCCTGTTACTTTCCATAATTTGCTTCCATTGTTTATCTTTTATTAAGATAGGTATACGATTTTTCTTAATGATTTTTTCATCTATGTTAATATTTACAGTTTTTTTAAAAAACATGACAATCCTCTTTTCTGGTAGAATCATTCTAAGTTTATATCATCGATGTCAACTCAATACAATTATTTCCAAAATTTCCTCGAACTGTCATACTGGGCGTAGCGAAGGATCTTGGAATAACGAAGGATGACAAATTATGGTTTAAGCTAACGGTAATGAAGTTTATATAGACATACGCTCATAAATTTTAATATACTAAGAACTGCATTTGCAGCCCGCAGTTTTGGGCGAAACCATAGACCGTGTATATTAAAACTTAGTTTTAAAAAAGTATATCTATATTTCTGTATTATAGTTTTATTCGGTATTTTCTCATAGATTCCTTCTAGTTCCTTAGTAGGATTTTACTAACCTTTATTTGTTTTTTTGATTTGTACAACTTCTCTATGATTTTTTTGTTATGTTTTATAGGATTATGGAAAAAATACTGAAGAGGTGATACAATGACGAAGAAAAACTCTATAAGAAAATTTTATCTCTTATTATTAATATTGTCGATACTCATTATGTCTTTATCAGCTTGTAATATCAACCCCCAACGACCACAACAAAAAGAAGGTCAAAATAAGCCTCCCGAAGTTCCAACGGTATTAGATGAAATGTATACACAAATCCTAACGCTTATGTATGATATTGACTCTATTGAAGGTATACAAGTAGCGATTTCTGAGAAAGAAGCTCAAGAACCTCCATCCGATGGAGAGGCCCAAATTCAACTAGAAACAGAAGGAGGTCTAGAAACAGAGGCAAAGATAGAACAACCTCCAGGTAGTGATGAAGTAGGCGGTGAAGATATCACAAGGTTTATTGAGAAAACTACAGTGCTCATTCCTCTACTAGAAGAAGAGGATATAGAAGGTGCCACTGCTGAAATCGAAGGCCCTCCTGAAGAAATAGAAGAAATTTGGTTTCAGATAAATGATCAAGTCCAAAACCTGCATAGAAAATGGAATGTACTGGAAGCGGATTTGCGAGATGTTAATGCCCCACAAGATCAAATTGAAGCCTTTGAACACACTTTAACAACAGCTTCCTTAGAAGTAATGGAGGAAAAAGCTATAGAAAGTCTTCTTTCTCTTAATGAGCTTACTATGTATCTGGCTGATTTTAGAAATGCTTTTACATCTAAGGTTCCAGGTCAAGTCTTCAAAATAAGATATCATATTCGTCATAGTCTCCTTCATGCGTCTATTGATGAGTATGGTCAAGCGCAAGAACATATTGATAAGGTGAAGGAAATAAAGAATGGATTACAGGCAGAGTTATTGGAGAAAGGTGCTGCTCAAGATCTTCAGAAGTTTGACCTTTCTATTGAAGATTTAGAAAATCAAATAAAGCTACAGAATTTTAACTTAGTACGAACAGACGGTGCTATTGTTTTAAAAAATACTGCTCTTATGGAAGATACTTATAAAAGTCATGTAGAAGAATAAATAGAGCCACTGCAAGTGGCTCTATTTATTCTATAGTTTTTTATCTAATTAAAATCCCGTAAATAGCAAAAATGCTAATATAACCGTCAGAAGAATAGCATAAATAAATACATCACCAAAAATAATTTTGTGCTCATATTCCTTCACACAGTAGTTAGGCACCTTGTCGACAATGGTAGTCACAGGGGTATACACATAGGCCTCTGTATTTGCCCAACGAGGTAAGTGTAAGTGGAATAGATGGTATTTAGAACCTATGATAAACATACCAAAGCCCAATGTATAGACGCCAATCATGCCTACTAAGTCGGAAGCGTTCCAAAAATTCATGCCCACAATATACTTTTCCACGAACTCAGGACTATAGGAAAATGCACCTACTGTCGGTATAAACAATCTGTCTAATAACATAGACGGTCTTAATCCTATAACAACAATGAAAACAGCTAATACTGCCATAGCTATGTTCATTCTACGGTGATCACCTTCTATATCCTTATATTTTTCCTTCATATCTCCTAGAAAAATATAAGAGAAGAACTTAATAAAGGAGCAAACTGTTCCCGCACTAACCAGCTTAAAAAACAACTCTGCATATTTAAATGAAGGGTGACCATATTCGTAAGCCTCAATAATCGCATGATGCAGTATAGATTTGCTGGCAAAACCGTTAAATCCTGGCATCCCTGTAATACCAAGGGCTGCTATTAAACATAGAAGTGCAGTTATTGGCATTTTTCTCCACAACCCACCAAGTTCATACATATTTAATTCCTTCGTTCTCATGTATACAAGACCTGCCACCATGAAAAGCAATACCTTAAACAGAGAATGATTCAGCATATGATAAACACTGCCAATGAAACCCATAGGACCTTTATATCCTAAATAAGCTGCTACACCAATCCCCATAATTACATAACCCATTTGACTTACACTATGGTAGGCCAGCATTTTCTTCATATTTCCCTGCTGTAGTGCCATAAATACACCTATTAACATTGTTAAAATTCCAAGCCATATGATCACAACACCAGCATGTTTAGAAACCTGCCATATTAAATCACTGGCAGCTGTTATATTGCTTAAATCTGGAGAAAAAACAACAGCCATTACCTTCAACATACCATAAGCCCCTACCTTCATTAATATACCTGAAGATAATGCATTTACAGAAATTGGTGCTCCTGCATAGATTTTAGGAACCCAAAAGTGGAAGGGAAACATAGCAGCTTTAATACCAAATCCAACGATTAAAAAAGCTGCAATAATATATTTTATATAGTTCATTTCAGTAAATTGAACAGCAAGATTTGTCCATTCAAAAGTACCAGTATAAGCTGATAACATAAGAATACCACTTAAAATACACAAACCACCAATAATACCCATATAGATATAAACATTTCCCGCCTCTAACTGCTCGTCCCCTCTATGATATACCATTAAGAAATAGGAACTAAAAGTCATCATTTCAAAGAACAAGAAAAAGCTTATTAAATCCCCTGCCATTAAGGTTCCTATCGTGGAAATATAGGTGATTGTATAGAAAAAGTAATTTAATTCCTCTAGACTGTAAAAACCGATCACCAACCACAACACGCCCGCCAATAGGATAAAAAGATAATTAAATAGATCTATTTTTAAGATAACACCCGTTTGAAAGACACTACCAATCTCATAAACTACTGGCCCCTCTAATAGCTGTCGATAGGTCAAAGCTACAAAAACCGTAGTCAGAAACATAAAGGCTTTGACAACGTTTCTTCTAACTTTTGCACCTCTTTCACCTGTGAATGGTATGATTAATATTTCCAAAATAGCAAATCCCGCCACCAAGAAGGGTAAGCCCATTCGTACAACTGCCGCGCCTATATCCATTCTTTGTCCTCCTCTCTTGTATGAGTAAACCAAGGGGAACCCGAAGGCCCCCTATATTTAATTAACCAAATCTCGTCAATAAAAACAGTGTTGTTGCCAAAATAATTGTATAAATCATTACATCACTCTTAATCATCGCTATTTCATAGCGATTTGTAATGCTATGAGATACATTTAAAACTCCTTTATACAACGGTTTATAGATAGTGTTTTCAACACTTAACCATTTTGGTAAATGAAGATGGAATAGGTGATATTTTTTACCTAGTACAAATATAGCTATACCCAATAGGTAAACCCACACCATACCAATCATATCGTGACCGTTAAAAAACTTCATATCTACAAGATATTTATCTATAAAACCAGGGTCGTAGGTCAAACTCCTAGTCGCCGGTATAATAAACTGATTTAATATATAACTGGGAGATTGACCGATGAAAACAATCAGGAGGGCTAACCCCGCCATAGACATATCCATCATACCTTTTTCTCCCTCTATATCCTTATACTTATCAGGACATTTTCCTAAAAATACATAACTAAATAGTTTTATAAAAGAGCACACGGTTCCTGCACTCACAATGGTGAAGAGAACTTCTGCATATTTAAAGGAATGGTGACCATACTCATAGGCTTCAATGATAGCATGATGAAGTATAGACTTACTGGCAAAGCCGTTAAATCCTGGCATCCCAGTGATTCCTAATGCGGCAATAATTGTAACAAAGGCCGTAAAAGGCATTTTTTTCCATAATCCTCCAAGTTTATACATATCTAACTCGTGGGTTCTCATATATACTAGGCCTACTGCCATAAATAGCAGTGCCTTGAACAATGCATGATTAATAATATGATATATGCTTCCTGAAAATCCCATAGCTCCTTTGTAACCCAGATATGCAGCTACACCTATCCCCATAATGATATAGCCCATTTGGCTAATACTGTGGTAGGCCAACATTTTTTTCATATTACTTTGCTGTAGTGCCATAAAAACTCCTACAACCATCGTTATGATCCCTACCCAAATAATGAGGCCTCCTAGTTTTTGAGATACCTCCCATAATGGATCTTTATAGCCACTTACCTCCTCTATACTAGGTACGAAGAAACTAGTAGCTACCCTTAAGATTCCATAAGCTCCTACTTTAATCAAGATTCCCGACAGAAGTGCACTGGCAGGAGTAGGCGCTACCGGATGAGCTTTAGGCAGCCAAATATGCAAAGGAAGCATACCCGCCTTTATACCAAAACCCGCAACAAAAAGAATCGTAATTAAATACTTTATCCACCCTAAGTCCTGTAATGCCGAGGCTAAAGGTACAAATTCTAATGTATTTGTATGGGCAACCAATAAAATCATACCCAACAGAATACATAACCCACCGCTTACGCCCATATAAATATAGCTATTTCCAGCTAAGATGGACTCCTTTGATTGATTATGGGCCACCAGCATATAGGAACTGAAGGTCATCAATTCAAAGAATAAAAACATTGTCAAAAGGTCTCCCGCCATAACGGTTCCTAAAATACCGCCAAGGGTTACAGACATCCAAAGATAAAAACGGTTTCGGTGCTGCTCTATTCCCATGTAATCATGAGCATAAATACTTACTAAGAACCAAAGTATACCTGCAGTTGCCGCCATAAGAAAGCTCAACATGTCTACATGAAAAGTCAATCCATATCCAAACCATCCGTTCAAAGTGTAGTGAATACTTCCTTGAGCTACCTGCGGATACATTGCCAAAACTAATATAAAACTGATAAAGCTGTTATCTACTACTGTAGAATCCCGTAAGTTTTCAGATCTTTTTCCTAAAAACGCTTCTATCGGTCCTGCTAATAAGGAAAACAAGATCACTGCTACAGGTAGTGCCTTAAATCCTGTTACCGTTCGAAGAAACTCCGGTCCAATTCTTATAAGTTTTTGTAAACTATTGCCCTCCATCTTTGTTGAAATTACAAAAGCAAAAACACATACTATTGTAATTAAAAACATTAAAATACTGTTGATGCAGAAATAGTCTAAAGGATGCTTTTTTAGAGAATCTTTTAGGCCTTTCTGAAAGCCACCATTTTTCTTAACCGACTCTGTCGCTTTCATTTTAATGCGCCTCCATTAAATTTAATCTTTTACTATACTTTATTCCGATAAAACCTTAAAAATTATAATATATTATATTATTTAAAGGAATGAATGAACACAAATCCTATGATTTTGTTTATCACTTCCTATTAATATAAAAATGTTACTACAGCTTGTTCTACAAAGTTCATTACAATTTGTGGGAAGAAACCAATGATGACACATAATGCTGCTATGATAATCATAGGAACTGTCATTGCTTTTGGTAGTTTATCCCATACCATTTCACTGGCATTTTTTCTTTCTTTATCTTCTTTTAAGAAAGCACTAATGATGATTGGTAAATAATAAACAGCGTTTAAGAAACTACTGATTAAGATTACAATCAAATAAACTATTTTACCAGCTTCTAACGTAGCAAAACTCAGGTACCACTTGCTCATAAACCCGTTCAATCCTGGAATCCCAATCATACCTAGAGCACCTGTGGTAAATACCAGCATGGTTATAGGCATTTCATAGCCTATCCCCTCTAAATCCCTAATATCTCGCTTACCTGTTTTGTAAATGATGGCACCTGCACTTAAGAATAGAGCAGATTTCATCAATGCATGGGTAATCACATGAAATAATGCTGCTGAAAACCCTTGAGCCGTTGCTAAGCCAATTCCTAGAAAAATATACCCTATTTGAGCCACACTAGAGTAGGCCAACAACCGTTTGATATCCTTCTGTCCTATGGCAAACACAGAACCCATAATCATACCTACAGCTGCAAAATAAGTGATGAATTGTGGAATTGATATTGCTTGAACAATAGGTAATCCTATGACTCTAAATAACAGTTTCATAGCAACAAAGATATACACTTTTACTACCAACCCCGATAATAAGGCACTTGAAGGGGTAGGTGCTGAAGAGTGGGCGTCTGGTAGCCAAATATGCAAGGGAAAAACTGCTGCTTTGATTCCTAAGCCAGTTAGCATTAAACCTAAAGCCAGTAATAAGTTCCTTGGATAAAATTGCCACACTTCTCCCATAACTCTATAAATTTCTCCCATGTTTAAGTATCCTGTTACCATATAAAGTAATGCAAGACCAAACAAGAAGGAGAGTGAACCTAAAGTGTTTAAAATCAAGTATCTAAAGGCTGCCATATAATTTTGTTTCTTACGTTTAATAGAAATAATAGCACAGGATGTAATGGCTAAAATCTCCATAAATACATAGGTGTTAAATAAATCATTTGTAAAGGTAATACCAACCATTCCCAATAACAGTAAAAAAACTAAGCTGTAATATCCAGCAATTTGTTTTGGATATATTTCATGCTCAATATCTTTAATAGAATAAACAACAATTAATATTGCTAAAGATATAATAAAGAACACCATAAAAGTTGAAAATTCATCGATATTGAACTGAATACCAATTTTTGCACTCCAATTACCAATGTTATAAAGGCGAGCTCCATTTTGAAACACATCCACCAGCAAATATACCGCCATGCCCCATACGATGGCTAAAGTGCCTAAAATTGTTGCCTTAGACTTACCATCGAAATCCTTCGTCATCACTGGTATAACCACTGCTGCCATTAATAATAGGAGCAACATATATAAAGGAAATTGCATACTATCCATTGGCCTGCTCACTCCTTAACTCCATAATCTCATCTAATTCGATGGTCCCATAGGCTTCATATATTTTTACAATTAAACTAAGCGAGTAAGCTGTTATACTAACGGCTACAACAATTCCCGTTAGGATCATGGCAGTAGGTAATGGATTAACATAAAGTTCTGTTGTTTGTTCCTTTACCAATCCAAATATCGGTGAATTTCCTCCTGCAACATATCCTACTGAAACCATTAATAAAAACACAGCTGTTTCCATAACATTGATCCCAATTACTTTTTTTAGAAGATTAGGATGTGTCAGTACAGTATATAGCCCTATTACAAATAAAATTGCAGCACCAATATAATTAGTGCGGTCTATTATCGCTTGTAATATCTCCACTGAATTTATCCTCCTTAATAAATGTATGAAAGAGGGTGATTAAAGTAACTGCCACCTTCATACCTATCCCAATAGTTACTAATGAAAGTAGTCCTGCTTTAACAGGTTCCCCTACCCGAAGCATGTAAGCTCCTGCTTCCCTAAGCTTATGCACATCATACCCCATAAAGATGACTACAAAGGCCATGAATGCAAAGCATAGTAATCCTTCAACTTTTCGCTTGAAAATTTTATCAGGCATTTTAACCTCTGCCTTTTCTATCCCAAA includes:
- a CDS encoding complex I subunit 5 family protein — translated: MDSMQFPLYMLLLLLMAAVVIPVMTKDFDGKSKATILGTLAIVWGMAVYLLVDVFQNGARLYNIGNWSAKIGIQFNIDEFSTFMVFFIISLAILIVVYSIKDIEHEIYPKQIAGYYSLVFLLLLGMVGITFTNDLFNTYVFMEILAITSCAIISIKRKKQNYMAAFRYLILNTLGSLSFLFGLALLYMVTGYLNMGEIYRVMGEVWQFYPRNLLLALGLMLTGLGIKAAVFPLHIWLPDAHSSAPTPSSALLSGLVVKVYIFVAMKLLFRVIGLPIVQAISIPQFITYFAAVGMIMGSVFAIGQKDIKRLLAYSSVAQIGYIFLGIGLATAQGFSAALFHVITHALMKSALFLSAGAIIYKTGKRDIRDLEGIGYEMPITMLVFTTGALGMIGIPGLNGFMSKWYLSFATLEAGKIVYLIVILISSFLNAVYYLPIIISAFLKEDKERKNASEMVWDKLPKAMTVPMIIIAALCVIIGFFPQIVMNFVEQAVVTFLY
- a CDS encoding sodium:proton antiporter translates to MEILQAIIDRTNYIGAAILFVIGLYTVLTHPNLLKKVIGINVMETAVFLLMVSVGYVAGGNSPIFGLVKEQTTELYVNPLPTAMILTGIVVAVSITAYSLSLIVKIYEAYGTIELDEIMELRSEQANG
- a CDS encoding MnhB domain-containing protein, which encodes MDDLIVKTITRIVMPFIYLYGMYVILHGSISPGGGFAGGAIVASAVVLYTIVFGIEKAEVKMPDKIFKRKVEGLLCFAFMAFVVIFMGYDVHKLREAGAYMLRVGEPVKAGLLSLVTIGIGMKVAVTLITLFHTFIKEDKFSGDITSDNRPH